In Rhinatrema bivittatum chromosome 17, aRhiBiv1.1, whole genome shotgun sequence, one genomic interval encodes:
- the C17H11orf24 gene encoding uncharacterized protein C11orf24 homolog isoform X3 yields the protein MQAATAVSSTSTQLSVVAIQTNKTTSNPTTPESATALVSTPPEDIFIVQAGSIQTTEAKEIPRVINTVSEPTATVPSNNSSNHSVISSETITMHIATAASPILPGTVPQGISVAGTTLQPNIDMRQHYTTQQPFITTKEKNLTTLSEMILSGRSTTTTAEYTTDKPIKPTTSISIMVESTTTSTTIIESTTTKRSTEREMSKEETKPLSPKPSTFQVSSNSTGSLTPSQMTKNAATVLASTTHGALRTETTVSKLSTAHYRTIADRKGDNYVPLGTEPLTRHIVDVSSLFALLLFGIIFFIAVIVLLATQAYESYKKKDYTQVDYLINGMYADSEI from the coding sequence ATGCAAGCCGCCACAGCAGTGAGCAGCACCTCCACACAGCTGTCAGTGGTAgccatacaaacaaacaaaaccacgAGCAACCCCACAACCCCTGAATCAGCAACAGCTTTGGTCAGCACACCACCTGAAGATATATTTATAGTCCAAGCTGGATCCATTCAGACAACAGAAGCTAAAGAAATTCCAAGAGTCATAAATACAGTGAGCGAACCAACCGCAACTGTGCCTTCTAACAATTCATCTAATCATTCTGTAATCTCCAGTGAGACAATAACAATGCATATCGCAACTGCAGCATCTCCAATTCTGCCTGGTACTGTTCCGCAGggcattagtgtagctgggacTACTCTGCAACCAAACATTGACATGAGACAGCACTACACCACACAGCAACCCTTCATAACTACTAAAGAAAAGAATCTAACCACTTTAAGCGAAATGATTTTATCTGGCCGTTCCACAACCACCACTGCAGAGTACACAACAGATAAACCAATAAAACCTACCACTTCCATAAGCATAATGGTAGAGTCCACAACTACCAGTACTACCATTATTGAGTCCACAACTACAAAGAGATCAACAGAACGTGAAATGTCTAAGGAAGAGACAAAACCTCTCTCTCCTAAACCATCAACTTTTCAAGTCTCTTCAAACTCTACTGGATCATTAACACCATCACAGATGACAAAGAATGCAGCTACTGTGCTTGCATCCACAACTCATGGTGCACTAAGAACTGAGACCACTGTTTCAAAACTTTCAACAGCACATTACAGAACAATAGCAGATAGGAAGGGGGATAATTATGTGCCTTTGGGCACAGAGCCTCTAACCAGACACATAGTGGACGTCAGTTCGCTTTTTGCACTGCTTCTATTTGGCATCATATTTTTCATAGCTGTTATAGTTTTATTGGCTACACAAGCCTATGAGAGCTACAAAAAAAAGGACTACACGCAAGTGGATTACTTAATCAATGGGATGTATGCTGACTCTGAAATATAA